From one Thermococcus sp. LS1 genomic stretch:
- a CDS encoding alpha/beta hydrolase — protein MIDVYKAKFGEPRIGWVVLVHGLGEHSGRYEQLIGMLNEAGFAVYTFDWPGHGKSGGKRGHTSVEEAMKIIDSIIEEIGEKPFLFGHSMGGLTVIRYAETRPDRIRGVVASSPALAKSPKTPEFMVTLAKFLGKIAPGVTLSNGLDPKLLSRNPDAVERYIKDELVHDKISAKLGRSIFENMELAHKEAEKIAVPILLIVGTGDIITPPEGARRLFEKLKAKDKALKEFEGTYHEIFEDPEWGDEFHRTIVEWFVAHAEEEKGIREYLSYQSRAQAQDQS, from the coding sequence ATGATTGATGTTTACAAAGCCAAGTTCGGTGAGCCAAGAATCGGATGGGTTGTTCTGGTTCATGGATTAGGGGAGCACAGCGGGAGATACGAGCAGCTGATAGGGATGCTCAATGAGGCAGGCTTTGCCGTCTACACCTTCGACTGGCCAGGACACGGGAAGAGCGGCGGCAAAAGGGGACACACGAGCGTTGAGGAAGCTATGAAGATCATCGACAGCATCATTGAGGAAATTGGAGAAAAACCGTTCCTCTTCGGCCATAGCATGGGCGGTCTAACCGTAATCCGCTACGCCGAAACGAGGCCGGATAGGATAAGGGGAGTCGTCGCTTCCTCACCAGCACTCGCTAAGAGCCCAAAGACGCCGGAATTCATGGTCACCCTCGCGAAGTTCCTCGGAAAAATCGCGCCGGGGGTAACGCTGAGCAACGGCCTCGATCCCAAGCTCCTCTCCAGAAACCCCGATGCAGTCGAGAGGTACATCAAAGATGAACTCGTCCATGACAAGATTTCGGCAAAGCTCGGGAGGAGCATCTTCGAGAACATGGAGCTGGCGCACAAAGAGGCTGAAAAAATAGCGGTGCCGATTCTGCTCATTGTCGGTACGGGAGACATCATAACCCCACCAGAAGGAGCGAGAAGGCTTTTCGAGAAGCTTAAGGCCAAGGACAAGGCCTTGAAGGAGTTTGAAGGGACCTACCACGAGATATTCGAGGATCCAGAGTGGGGGGATGAGTTCCACAGAACGATAGTTGAGTGGTTCGTAGCACACGCAGAGGAAGAAAAGGGAATCAGAGAGTATCTCTCCTATCAATCACGTGCTCAAGCTCAGGACCAGTCTTGA
- a CDS encoding iron-sulfur cluster assembly protein, which yields MRPEEILELLRTVKNPFTEQDIVSEGLVTKIVAEEDKTTIYVAFARNTPPKPFAMAITWPLQARIVKDMVKVLEDKLGYFEIVDDMTLQRYYPIEEV from the coding sequence TTGAGACCTGAGGAGATACTGGAACTGCTGAGGACAGTTAAAAATCCCTTTACGGAACAGGACATAGTCAGTGAAGGCCTCGTCACGAAAATAGTCGCGGAAGAAGACAAAACCACTATCTACGTGGCCTTCGCAAGGAACACTCCCCCCAAACCTTTTGCCATGGCCATCACCTGGCCGCTTCAGGCGAGAATTGTTAAGGACATGGTAAAGGTTTTAGAGGATAAGTTGGGATACTTTGAGATAGTGGATGATATGACTTTGCAGCGGTATTACCCGATCGAGGAGGTCTAA